The following are encoded in a window of Flavobacterium sp. WC2421 genomic DNA:
- a CDS encoding lytic transglycosylase domain-containing protein, which yields MRVIEKICLMTALIFVSGLLIFATTDESKKKLVKAESESYFPATANFAGEQTPLKISDVKERLDRELIVNINLHASTILAIKRANRAFPIIEPILKKNGIPDDFKYLAVIESGLVNAVSGAGARGVWQFMPETAKERGMEVNDGVDERYDLEKSTQAACSYFLSAKAKFGTWTLAAASYNGGMGGVNKQMDIQKETNYYDLLLTEETSRYVFRILALKEIMKNPDKFGFTLANEELYTLLPTKKIEIDSSITDLADFAKAQGINYKILKIHNPWLRDKKLDNPTNKKYTLEIPLSGY from the coding sequence ATGAGAGTAATAGAAAAAATATGTTTAATGACTGCTTTGATTTTTGTGAGTGGATTGTTAATTTTTGCAACCACTGATGAATCAAAAAAGAAACTAGTAAAGGCGGAATCGGAAAGTTATTTTCCAGCAACAGCTAATTTTGCAGGGGAACAAACGCCATTAAAAATATCGGATGTAAAGGAACGCTTGGATAGGGAGTTGATTGTAAATATTAATTTGCATGCTTCAACTATTTTAGCAATTAAAAGAGCCAACCGTGCATTTCCAATTATCGAACCCATTTTAAAGAAAAACGGTATTCCAGATGATTTTAAATATTTGGCTGTGATAGAAAGTGGTTTAGTAAATGCCGTTTCGGGTGCAGGTGCAAGAGGAGTATGGCAATTTATGCCTGAAACTGCCAAAGAACGAGGGATGGAAGTGAATGATGGAGTTGACGAACGCTATGATCTAGAGAAATCGACTCAGGCTGCTTGTAGTTACTTTTTAAGTGCCAAAGCAAAATTTGGAACTTGGACCTTGGCCGCTGCTTCTTATAACGGTGGAATGGGTGGTGTAAACAAGCAAATGGATATTCAAAAAGAAACCAATTATTACGATTTATTACTGACCGAAGAAACCTCTCGATATGTATTTAGAATATTAGCTTTGAAGGAAATCATGAAAAATCCGGATAAATTTGGATTTACATTGGCAAATGAAGAACTGTATACACTACTTCCAACAAAAAAAATAGAAATAGATAGTTCGATTACTGATTTGGCCGATTTTGCAAAAGCACAAGGAATCAATTATAAGATTTTAAAAATTCATAATCCATGGCTTAGAGATAAGAAATTGGATAACCCTACCAATAAAAAATATACATTAGAAATTCCTTTAAGCGGATATTAA